The Rhodopirellula bahusiensis DNA segment AAGATCTTTTATCGGGGTGACGTTGTGGACGCCGACACGCGAACGCTGCTGCTGCGGGCGGTCACCGCCAATCCCGACAATCATCTAAAAGCAGGCATGTTTGTGGAAATCAACCTACCGGGTGAAGCCTCCACCGAAGTGCTCGCGGTTCCCGCCACCGCGGTTCAGGAGGTGAAAGGCGAGCAAACGGTGTTTGTCAAAGTGGGCGAGACCGAATTTCGCAAGGTGCCTGTCGTGGTTGGTCCCATCGCCGATGGCATGATCGCGATCGAAGAGGGATTGAACGCGGATGATAACGTCGTCACCTCCGGCGCATTCGTTCTGAAGTCCGAGTTGATGAAGGACGAGATTGGAGATGATGACTGAACGATGATTAACCGCATCATTGATTTCTCTCTCCATAATCGCTTCGTCGTTTTGCTGATGGTGGTGTTATTGATCGCCGTCGGCGGGTGGTCGATGACGACGCTGCCGGTCGATGCGGTTCCCGACTTGACCAACGTGCAAGTTCAGGTGCTGACGACTTCACCATCACTCGCTCCCGTCGAGATGGAGCAGTTCGTGACGTTTCCCGTTGAAACGTCGATGAGCGGTATCCCGCGGGTCAAGGAGATCCGGAGTGTCACTCGGTTCGGGCTGTCAAACGTGACGATCGTGTTCGAGGAAGGGACCGATATTTACTGGGCGCGCCAGATGGTGGGCGAACGGTTGATCGAGGCGCGGCAGGAAATTCCCGAGGGGTTGGGCGAGCCGAGGATGGGGCCGATTGCCACCGGGATGGGTGAAATCTATCAGTTCGAGGTACGGGCCAAGCCGGGGTATGACTACAGCCTTCAGGATTTGCGCACGATCCTGGACTGGCAAGTGGCGTTTCAATTACGCAGCGTTCCCGGTGTGATCGAGGTCAATACTTTTGGTGGTGAACTGAAGACGTATGAGGTCCAAATTAACCCGGAATCCCTGCTTAACTACAACATCCCGTTGAGTCGTGTCTTCGACGCGCTGCGACTCAACAACGCCAACGCCGGCGGCGGGTATATCCTGCATAACGACGAACAACAGTTGATTCGTGGCGAGGGGCTTGTTGGTTCATTGGATGACATTGGCGATATCGTGCTGGACACGCGTGCCGACGGGACACCGGTTCGTGTCAGTGACATTGGCGATGTCCATTTCGCGCCGCTGCTGCGTCAAGGCTATATCACCCGTGACGGTCGGGGGGAGGCGGTCGCGGGCATTGTGATGATGTTGATCGGCGAGAACTCTCGCGTCGTTGTGGATCGGGTCAAGCAAAAGGTGGCCGAGATTGGTAAAGGCCTGCCCGAGGGCGTCCATATCGATCCGTTCTACGATCGCACCGACTTGGTACGCCGGGCAATCGAGACCGTCACCGAGAATATCAGCGGTGGCGCGATTCTGGTCATCATCATGCTGTTTTTGTTGGTGGGAGATTGGCGTGCCGGGCTGATCGTGGCCTCGGCGATTCCGCTCTCGGCACTGTTCACATTCATCGCAATGAAAGCCTTCGGCGTCTCGGCAAACCTGATGAGCCTGGGTGCCCTCGATTTTGGCATCATCGTTGACGGGGCGGTCGTCATGACGGAAAACGCGATCCGCCAAGTTCGCGAGGCGAAGCGTCGCAACCCAGAGCTCCAAAAAGCGGGATTGGATGTGTTCCGTGAAGCGGGACACGAAGTGGGTCGGCCGATCCTGTTTGCCGGTGCGATCGTGATCATTGTCTTCCTGCCGATCCTGAGTCTGCAAGGTATCGAGGGGAAAATGTTCCGTCCCATGGCCTTCAGCTTTATGTCCGCCTTGATCGGTGCCCTCATCCTGGCACTGACCGTCATCCCCATGCTGGCGTCACTATTCCTGGCCCGGAAGTTCAACGAAAAGGACGCGTTCTTGGTCCGATGGTGCAAACGCGGCTACGCACCAGTATTGCGGCTTGCAATCGCCCGGCCGTTGCCCACCTTCCTGATCGCCGCGGTTGCTTTTGGGATGGGCGTGGTCATCGCCAGCCGATTTGGTGCCGAGTTTGTACCGAAGCTCGACGAGGGTGATATTGCGGTGCAAGCCGTACGATTACCAAGCGTGTCGTTGGAGAAATCCGTGGAGATTACCACGGACATCGAAACCCTGTTGCTCGATGAGTTTCCCGATGAAGTGGAGTCGGTGATCTCCAAGACCGGACGTCCGGAAATTGCGACCGACCCGATGGGTGTGGAGATGAGCGATATCTTTGTCATCCTGAAACCCAAGGACCAGTGGCGATTCGCAAGCAAAGAGGAAATGATCGCCACGATGAAAGAGGCACTTGAGCGGAAAATCCCGGCGAACAATTTTAGCTTTACACAGCCGATCGAATTGCGAGTTCAGGAATTGATTGCCGGCGTGCGCAGCGACGTCGGGATCAGCCTGTACGGTGACGACCTGGAAACGCTCAAGACGCTCGGCAACAAGATCGCCGGAGTCGTCCAACAAGTACCCGGGGCCGGAGACGTCCAGCCGGAGCAGACGGGCGGCTTGCCCTACATTCAAATGCAGATCAACCGCGACCAGATCGCCCGGTACGGTATCAATGCCCGCGATGTTCTCGATGCGATCTCGATTATCGGCGGCAAGCAGGTCGGGACCGTGTTTGAAGGCCAACGTCGCTTCCCGTTGCAAGTACGTTTGGGGCCGAAATGGCGTGAAGATGTGGAAATGCTCAAGCGGATCAAGGTCGCTGACGCGGAGGGCCGACAGATTCCGTTGGAACAACTTGTCAGGCTTACCGTCGCGCCGGGAGTCGCTCAGATCAGTCGCGACCAAATTCGCCGCCGTTTTTTGATTCAAGTCAATGTTCGCGGTCGAGATTTGGCTAGCTTCGTCGCCGACGCACAGGAAGCGGTTGACCAGCGAGTCGAATTGCCACCCGGTTACCGCATCGCCTGGGGGGGAAGTTTCAAGAACCTGCAAGAGGCAACCGCTCGGCTGACCATCGCCGTCCCGCTGGCGTTGTTCCTGATTGTATCGTTGCTTTACATGACGTTTAACTCCAGCAAGCTTGCGTTGCTAATCTTTCTGAACGTTCCCATTGCAACGACCGGTGGCATCTTCGCACTGTGGATTCGTGGGATGCCGTTTTCAATTTCCGCTGGCGTCGGGTTTATCGCCCTGTTCGGGATCGCGGTGATGAACGGCGTCGTGTTGATCGAACATGTGCGTCATCTACGGCAGCGCGGGCAATCCGTTGGCGATGCCGTGTATCACGGAGCAATGGACCGATTGCGTCCCGTTCTGATGACCGCCACCACCGATGCCTTGGGGTTCATCCCGATGGCAATCTCGACCAGCAGCGGCGCGGAAGTGCAACGTCCCCTGGCAACTGTGGTGATTGGCGGTGTGATCACCTCCAGTCTATTGACGTTGGTCGTTCTGCCCGCGATCTACCGTTGGTTTGAACCCAAAAGCGAAGACGCCGTCCAGGTATAAAAATATGAAGAACAAAAATGAAAGAATCGCAATCATTCCAAGGCATCTGAATTGAACCCAATTCGTATTTTATTCTCCTCTCGCATCGTACTCGTCATGGTGCTCATCAGTCATTGCCTCTTGGCGACGCTGAGTGTGAATGCGTGTGCGGCGTGTGGCGACATCTGTTTCCAATCGGCGTCGATGTGCTCTGGTTCATGCTGCGACACGGATGTGACCGACTCGAACGGCTCGGAACATTGTCCGTGCCAATGGTGCCAGGAGTCCGCTTGTTTCTGGTGGGCTTGGCCGAATTACAAGCGAAGCCAGGTCGATCCAAGCTCACCACCATTGCTCACAACGCCAATCGATGCCCATCTCGACTCGGATCTATTTCAGACGCGGTCGTCGAGGATCGGGTGGCTGCAACGTCAACGATATGAATCTCCTAAGGACCTCTGCTCTCGACTGTCACGATACCTGGTCTGATGGCTTTCCTGAATCAGAAAACGCATCCATCATCATTTACCATTCAGGAAAGCAGTTCAATGAAAACAATACCTCAACGTAGTTACCATTCTCCGTCTTTGGCTTGCCCGGACAACGATAACCAAGTAGATGACCGAGAGTGCTTGCTACTCTGTGTCCACGACGAAACACGCCGTGCCCAGTATTCAGGTCAACTCATCGCGGCTGGCTATTTGGTCACTCAGTCCGGCGACGGTGTGACGTGCCTTGAGCATTTGCGAACCAACAAGTTCGCGGTGCTTGTGATCGAAATCAATTTGCCGTGGGGACAGGGTGACGGCGTGATTGACGTGATGTTCAAGGACGATGCCATCGAGACGATCCCAACGGTTCTACTCGATTTCCTACAGGTCTCTTTTTCCGACGATGGTCAAGTCGGGCTTTCCAATCCGCTCAGTAGCGAGGAACTCGTTAGGGTCGTTCATCAACGATTGGCGGGGGTTCAAGGATGAAGACAACATCAAACCGACCGAAGTGGTCTTTCTCAACCGCGACACTCTTACTTGCCGCCGTCAATGTTCCACTGGTTCTGCTCGTGGCAGTACTTGCTGTCCTGGATCATCGAATGGAGATGAATCGCGCTACCAGCGAACGAAGTGAAGCACTCAGCGAGCAGGCATCCCTGATCGGCAGCGCGCTGCTAGCGTTGGATCAGCCGCCGAACTCGCAAACGATTCAGCAGTTGCTTGCCGGCAGCCATTTAGATTCGTCGCAACAGAAAGCTTCGCCGCGATGGATCCACATTGGCTGGGAGGATCAAAACCTGCAGTACTATTCCGATTCAAACACGAATCTGTTGCCGGAATCGGAATCCAAACGCGTGAAAAAGGATTGGGCGAATTCGGATCAAGTTGGGGTCGTCGGTCATTTCGCGACCGGGCCGGTTCGCGTCGAGATTTCTGAACGGGCAGCCGATGTCCGTCGTGCGATTCGCATGGAGATCATCACTCACGTGCTGAGTCTACTTGGCCTTGCCGCGATCGCAACCGTCCTTGTGAACCTCGCGATGGTTCGACTGATTATTAAGCCAACGCGTTCACTGGTCAGTGCCGTGCAGCGGATCAGCGAAAATCGTTTGGCCGTTCCACAAATCCAATGCGTCAGCCGAGAGTTAAACACTCTTAGCGAATCCATTGCCGACATGAGCGAATCCCTAGCGATCACCGAACAGAGGCGAGCCTTAGACATGCGTCGTGCCGAGAAGATTCAGCGACACCTTTTGCCGCAGTCGCCGACCGTTCCCGGGCTGACAATTTCGACACACTATCAGCCCGCAGAGGACGTTGCTGGAGATATTTACGGAATCGTCGCAATGCCGGACGATGCCTGGCTGATTTACATCACCGATCTTGTTGGCCACGGCATTCCGGCTGCGATGAATGCCTCCATTTTGAAAATGCTATTTGACACGGCGTCGATGCGTGGTGGAAGTCCGGGCGAAGTGCTGGAACGTGTCAATGTGATGTTACCTGGCTATCTGATGGACAGTGAATTCGCCACCGCTGCCGTCCTTCGTTGGGACCCTGCGACGGGGCATCTGCAATTCGCCAGCGCGGGCCATGAACCGGTCACGTTGCTTTCAAAGGTTGGCCCCAAGTCGCTCGAGTCGACCGGTCTGCCCTTGGGGATTGACACTGACTCACGATGGGAGACCACAGAACATTGGCTGCAGAAAGGGGACCGGCTGTTGATGGTCACTGATGGCGTCGCCGAGTCGCACAACGTGAATGAGCAACAGTTCGGACGTGGCAGGATCGCGGAGATATTCGCAGGGAGCGTGAATGAACCGCTGGACGATTCCCTAAACCGTCTGGTCGGCGACCTTGGACAGCATGCAGGTGACCTATCGCCGGATGACGATGTAACGATCCTGGCTTTGGAGTGTGATTCGGTCGGGAGACAAAGATTAGAGGTTTTTCATCCGGATCACCTACGGATTATGCGTGAGGCGGTCGCGTGA contains these protein-coding regions:
- a CDS encoding efflux RND transporter permease subunit — encoded protein: MINRIIDFSLHNRFVVLLMVVLLIAVGGWSMTTLPVDAVPDLTNVQVQVLTTSPSLAPVEMEQFVTFPVETSMSGIPRVKEIRSVTRFGLSNVTIVFEEGTDIYWARQMVGERLIEARQEIPEGLGEPRMGPIATGMGEIYQFEVRAKPGYDYSLQDLRTILDWQVAFQLRSVPGVIEVNTFGGELKTYEVQINPESLLNYNIPLSRVFDALRLNNANAGGGYILHNDEQQLIRGEGLVGSLDDIGDIVLDTRADGTPVRVSDIGDVHFAPLLRQGYITRDGRGEAVAGIVMMLIGENSRVVVDRVKQKVAEIGKGLPEGVHIDPFYDRTDLVRRAIETVTENISGGAILVIIMLFLLVGDWRAGLIVASAIPLSALFTFIAMKAFGVSANLMSLGALDFGIIVDGAVVMTENAIRQVREAKRRNPELQKAGLDVFREAGHEVGRPILFAGAIVIIVFLPILSLQGIEGKMFRPMAFSFMSALIGALILALTVIPMLASLFLARKFNEKDAFLVRWCKRGYAPVLRLAIARPLPTFLIAAVAFGMGVVIASRFGAEFVPKLDEGDIAVQAVRLPSVSLEKSVEITTDIETLLLDEFPDEVESVISKTGRPEIATDPMGVEMSDIFVILKPKDQWRFASKEEMIATMKEALERKIPANNFSFTQPIELRVQELIAGVRSDVGISLYGDDLETLKTLGNKIAGVVQQVPGAGDVQPEQTGGLPYIQMQINRDQIARYGINARDVLDAISIIGGKQVGTVFEGQRRFPLQVRLGPKWREDVEMLKRIKVADAEGRQIPLEQLVRLTVAPGVAQISRDQIRRRFLIQVNVRGRDLASFVADAQEAVDQRVELPPGYRIAWGGSFKNLQEATARLTIAVPLALFLIVSLLYMTFNSSKLALLIFLNVPIATTGGIFALWIRGMPFSISAGVGFIALFGIAVMNGVVLIEHVRHLRQRGQSVGDAVYHGAMDRLRPVLMTATTDALGFIPMAISTSSGAEVQRPLATVVIGGVITSSLLTLVVLPAIYRWFEPKSEDAVQV
- a CDS encoding PP2C family protein-serine/threonine phosphatase — encoded protein: MNRATSERSEALSEQASLIGSALLALDQPPNSQTIQQLLAGSHLDSSQQKASPRWIHIGWEDQNLQYYSDSNTNLLPESESKRVKKDWANSDQVGVVGHFATGPVRVEISERAADVRRAIRMEIITHVLSLLGLAAIATVLVNLAMVRLIIKPTRSLVSAVQRISENRLAVPQIQCVSRELNTLSESIADMSESLAITEQRRALDMRRAEKIQRHLLPQSPTVPGLTISTHYQPAEDVAGDIYGIVAMPDDAWLIYITDLVGHGIPAAMNASILKMLFDTASMRGGSPGEVLERVNVMLPGYLMDSEFATAAVLRWDPATGHLQFASAGHEPVTLLSKVGPKSLESTGLPLGIDTDSRWETTEHWLQKGDRLLMVTDGVAESHNVNEQQFGRGRIAEIFAGSVNEPLDDSLNRLVGDLGQHAGDLSPDDDVTILALECDSVGRQRLEVFHPDHLRIMREAVA